From Cellvibrio zantedeschiae, the proteins below share one genomic window:
- a CDS encoding chemotaxis protein CheV, protein MAGVMDSVNQRTQLVGQNRLELLLFRLGSQQLYGINVFKVKEVLQCPPLNALPGRNSVVRGVAHIRGGTIPIMDMNLAIGRRELPDIDNCFVIITEYNRTAQGFLVRSVERIVNMNWGDIHPPPKGAGKEHYLTAVTQVDGQLVEIIDVEKILAEVSPMKEDVSEGVIEDGIADKVVQKHVLIVDDSTIARKQIQRVVEGMGIRTTIKKDGAEALQYLKDILASGKDPYAELVMIICDIEMPEMDGYTFTAEVRNNPDLKKLHIVLHTSLSGVFNEAMVRKVGADDFLAKFHPDELARRVNDRVLAITGESLLPPDAE, encoded by the coding sequence ATGGCCGGTGTAATGGATAGCGTCAACCAACGTACACAACTGGTTGGACAAAATCGTCTGGAGCTATTGTTATTTCGACTGGGCAGCCAACAGCTCTATGGCATTAACGTGTTTAAAGTGAAGGAGGTTCTGCAGTGTCCTCCTTTAAATGCACTTCCTGGCCGCAACTCGGTGGTTCGCGGTGTTGCCCACATTCGCGGCGGCACCATTCCCATTATGGATATGAACCTTGCCATTGGCCGCCGTGAACTGCCGGATATTGATAACTGCTTTGTGATCATCACTGAATACAACCGTACTGCCCAGGGCTTTCTGGTGCGCTCCGTTGAGCGAATTGTGAACATGAACTGGGGAGATATTCATCCACCACCAAAAGGTGCGGGTAAAGAACATTATTTAACGGCTGTCACTCAAGTGGATGGTCAGTTGGTGGAAATTATCGATGTGGAAAAAATCCTCGCTGAAGTGTCTCCAATGAAGGAAGACGTATCAGAAGGTGTTATTGAAGATGGTATTGCCGATAAAGTGGTGCAAAAACATGTGCTTATCGTTGACGACTCAACCATTGCGCGCAAGCAAATTCAACGCGTAGTTGAGGGCATGGGCATTCGCACGACGATCAAAAAAGACGGTGCAGAGGCGCTCCAATATTTGAAAGATATTTTGGCATCGGGCAAAGATCCCTATGCTGAGTTGGTAATGATTATCTGCGACATCGAAATGCCGGAAATGGACGGTTATACCTTCACGGCTGAGGTTCGCAATAATCCAGATTTGAAGAAGCTTCATATTGTGCTCCACACATCCTTAAGCGGTGTGTTTAACGAAGCCATGGTGCGGAAAGTGGGTGCGGATGACTTCCTCGCGAAGTTCCATCCTGATGAACTGGCGCGCCGGGTTAATGATCGTGTATTAGCAATTACGGGTGAAAGCTTATTGCCGCCCGATGCAGAGTAA
- the flgA gene encoding flagellar basal body P-ring formation chaperone FlgA yields MRFRSFYRIFFLNIAFTPIKQGINRITWFCALAVCFSQSANAQAPIENIGQIELQVARFLTDEYSKTQAIKVEVKVGNLDNRLRLARCDQSLSLNLKDTTNSGGNINVQVACKGTSSWTILVPAQAKVYRSVAVASRTLQRGDVVTEDDLTTEVKDVSEFRMGFSLVPNAIVGKEIKFTVNKGEVFRNSALDAPLVIKRGDTVSMEAAAGEISVKTNGTAVSDGRIGQQIRVKNNQSARVINARVVAAGKVQSIM; encoded by the coding sequence ATGAGATTTCGTAGTTTTTATAGAATTTTCTTTTTGAATATTGCGTTCACGCCCATCAAACAAGGCATTAACAGGATTACCTGGTTTTGTGCGTTAGCGGTTTGCTTTAGCCAAAGCGCCAATGCTCAGGCACCTATTGAGAATATTGGGCAAATAGAGTTGCAAGTCGCCCGGTTTTTGACGGACGAATACAGCAAAACCCAGGCAATTAAAGTAGAAGTAAAAGTAGGCAATCTGGACAACCGTTTACGCTTGGCTCGCTGCGATCAAAGCCTTTCGTTAAACCTTAAAGATACAACCAACAGCGGTGGAAACATCAATGTACAGGTTGCCTGTAAAGGCACGTCATCCTGGACAATTTTAGTCCCTGCACAGGCAAAGGTTTACCGCTCGGTGGCAGTTGCCAGCCGCACCCTACAGCGCGGAGATGTGGTTACTGAGGATGATTTAACCACTGAAGTTAAAGATGTGAGCGAATTTCGCATGGGCTTTTCCCTTGTGCCAAACGCTATCGTGGGCAAAGAAATAAAGTTCACAGTGAATAAAGGTGAAGTATTTAGAAACTCTGCGCTTGATGCTCCACTCGTCATTAAACGTGGCGATACAGTGAGCATGGAAGCAGCAGCCGGTGAAATAAGCGTTAAAACCAATGGTACCGCGGTTTCCGATGGGCGCATTGGTCAGCAAATACGGGTTAAGAACAACCAATCGGCACGCGTTATTAATGCCCGGGTTGTAGCGGCCGGTAAAGTTCAAAGCATTATGTAA
- the flgM gene encoding flagellar biosynthesis anti-sigma factor FlgM, with amino-acid sequence MVIDTNNINSSGGANRSRSSAPVATTSTKTQSAPVATPEPSTKDNVVLSSEAQNLVRLQAKIGSLPDVNLDRVAAIKQAIAEGRFEINPERIAENMLNQDELLG; translated from the coding sequence ATGGTTATAGATACAAACAACATCAATTCATCTGGCGGTGCCAACCGCAGCCGAAGTTCGGCGCCCGTGGCCACTACCAGCACCAAAACCCAGAGCGCGCCTGTGGCGACGCCTGAACCAAGCACTAAAGACAATGTAGTGCTGAGTTCAGAAGCGCAAAACCTGGTGCGCCTGCAAGCCAAAATCGGCAGCCTGCCCGATGTAAACCTTGATCGCGTAGCCGCCATCAAGCAAGCCATCGCAGAAGGTCGCTTTGAAATTAATCCTGAGCGCATTGCTGAAAATATGCTCAATCAGGATGAACTTTTAGGTTAA
- a CDS encoding flagella synthesis protein FlgN, producing MSLNTQFLRDMLAQDSSAIQQLKALLTQEREFLEQRQLQGMQEIVSQKDQLLGNLSYTARQREQILRNAGLTTDLAGWKAFLERDALTLSLIPAWEALTIEFTECQAANEVNGKMINRSKQTLSHLLNLLRGQVATPSLYTQKGSTTNYSSTHTVAKA from the coding sequence ATGTCTCTCAATACCCAATTTTTGCGCGATATGCTCGCCCAAGACTCCAGTGCCATCCAACAATTGAAAGCACTCCTTACCCAGGAACGTGAATTTCTGGAACAGCGCCAGCTGCAAGGCATGCAAGAAATTGTCAGCCAAAAAGATCAGCTACTTGGCAACCTTTCTTATACAGCACGCCAGCGCGAACAAATTTTGCGTAACGCCGGGCTAACAACCGATTTAGCTGGCTGGAAAGCTTTTCTGGAGCGCGATGCCCTAACGCTCAGCCTGATTCCGGCGTGGGAGGCATTAACTATCGAATTCACCGAATGCCAGGCAGCTAATGAAGTTAACGGCAAAATGATCAATCGCTCCAAGCAAACTTTGTCGCACCTACTTAATCTCCTTCGCGGCCAAGTCGCTACGCCTTCGCTCTATACGCAAAAGGGTTCGACGACCAATTACAGCAGCACCCACACGGTTGCAAAAGCTTAA